The following proteins are co-located in the Eleginops maclovinus isolate JMC-PN-2008 ecotype Puerto Natales chromosome 1, JC_Emac_rtc_rv5, whole genome shotgun sequence genome:
- the tafa5l gene encoding chemokine-like protein TAFA-5, whose protein sequence is MQSGVKTLSAGGGASLCCLLLLWLIYSHLLREGQLAVGTCEIVMLNRDSSVPRRTIARQTARCACRRGQIAGTTRARPACVEARIVRSRQWCEMAPCLEGEVCSLLFNRSGWTCTRGSGRIKTVTPLPKEPS, encoded by the exons ATGCAGTCTGGGGTGAAGACGCTCTCCGCAGGTGGAGGTGCGTCACTGTGCTGCCTGCTGCTCCTGTGGCTCATCTACTCCCATCTGCTCAGAGAGG GCCAGTTGGCGGTTGGAACCTGCGAGATTGTGATGCTCAACAGAGACAGCAGCGTTCCCAGACGGACCATCGCCAGGCAGACGGCCCGCTGCGCCTGCCGGAGAGGCCAGATCGCCGGGACCACCAGGGCGAGACCGGCGTGTGTAGAAG CGCGAATCGTGCGGAGCCGTCAGTGGTGTGAGATGGCTCCCTGCCTGGAGGGGGAGGTCTGCAGCCTCCTGTTCAACCGATCCGGCTGGACCTGCACCAGAGGCAGCGGTCGCATCAAGACTGTCACG